Proteins encoded by one window of bacterium:
- the thpR gene encoding RNA 2',3'-cyclic phosphodiesterase encodes MKGHRLFIAINIPPEVREMLRKETETWRDLPIRWVSEENIHITLLFIGAADDEEMSRIATVLPMATEGIESFDITLDRIGIGPTPKTPRMVWAEGEVSVELTALQRKVRECVFPEGRYIQEAEEAEYPISPSGILGTGNTKSPMTDKKPFKLHVTLGRMIPFRWKQLGSGAPHIEKTLDISFPVHSIELMESEPGPKGPTYTVLSSAGL; translated from the coding sequence ATGAAAGGGCATCGTCTTTTCATCGCTATTAACATTCCGCCCGAAGTCCGGGAAATGTTGCGCAAGGAAACCGAGACATGGCGCGATCTTCCCATTCGCTGGGTGAGCGAAGAAAATATCCATATTACCCTTCTCTTTATTGGCGCGGCAGATGACGAGGAGATGAGCCGCATTGCAACGGTTTTGCCAATGGCGACAGAAGGCATTGAATCGTTCGATATCACACTCGATCGCATCGGTATCGGCCCAACCCCCAAAACCCCTCGTATGGTGTGGGCAGAAGGGGAAGTGTCTGTAGAACTCACTGCGCTTCAAAGAAAAGTTCGCGAGTGCGTGTTCCCGGAAGGCAGGTATATTCAAGAAGCAGAGGAGGCTGAATATCCAATATCTCCCTCGGGAATACTCGGGACAGGCAATACCAAATCTCCAATGACAGACAAGAAGCCGTTTAAACTTCACGTGACGCTCGGGCGTATGATTCCCTTCCGATGGAAGCAACTTGGGTCCGGCGCTCCGCATATTGAAAAAACTCTTGACATCTCATTTCCAGTCCATTCGATAGAACTTATGGAAAGCGAACCGGGCCCAAAGGGCCCGACGTATACGGTGCTATCTTCGGCAGGACTATGA
- the priA gene encoding primosomal protein N', whose amino-acid sequence MYIADIVPFAKIPRSQPQVFSYFLPRQLPQGALVEIPIGRRVVRGVVISTRPVSGSRLEIRKSAFTVKSIKKIISDIPAYTPEQLELFSWMSETYWAPMGSALALGQPCTTPSGWTEQDKRHTPETDLFIEGEERMEIYLPHLKEALKQKKHICLLCPDIYAAMEMFQKLQKSEQDAEIVLYVKKAGKKSLERIHASLHNPQKPAIFIGMRSLLFLPWRHLGLVVIEKASSQSYEAWGRVPKYNALECAEKLARLHAARLIFGDALSPVMLWDRVKGQNIKRIMTKSPLLQNTHLEIIDLRHQTHWSSRHPLTLRLREELRRVIRGERLFEPSQDPHTRKQAMVFINRKGNATAFICRTCGYIPRCKNCEAAMVLHESSLRQELRCHHCGASQSPPTKCAKCQSYKFFPLGAGSAQIEKDVKNLVPEARVARVDSDSVKTEKELEKILLSFKSGGIDILIGTQQMLKKELLPHVALSAVLGAESALVFPQIDAAERTFRLLEVMKSLTRERMIVQTLDANMPLLEFLENGEYEKFLDEELARRRTFAYPPFGELAKLTFAHSHRERALYEANKLAKGLVETCKRLNMKGQLLGPSPAFIPKERGKWKFVILLKLAAGMPSETRTALLEEIPPFWQIETRPRELL is encoded by the coding sequence ATGTATATCGCCGATATTGTCCCGTTCGCTAAAATTCCTCGCTCACAGCCGCAAGTATTTTCATACTTTCTGCCGCGCCAACTGCCGCAGGGAGCGCTTGTGGAAATACCCATAGGAAGGCGTGTTGTAAGGGGCGTGGTTATCTCAACGCGCCCGGTGAGCGGCTCAAGGCTCGAAATCCGGAAAAGCGCATTCACCGTCAAAAGCATAAAGAAAATCATCTCCGATATTCCCGCGTATACCCCCGAACAACTTGAGCTTTTTTCCTGGATGTCGGAAACGTACTGGGCGCCGATGGGAAGCGCGCTTGCGCTTGGACAGCCTTGCACAACGCCTTCAGGCTGGACCGAACAGGATAAGCGCCATACGCCCGAAACCGATCTTTTTATTGAAGGAGAAGAACGGATGGAAATATATCTGCCGCATCTCAAAGAAGCGCTGAAGCAAAAAAAACATATTTGTCTGCTTTGTCCGGACATTTACGCCGCAATGGAGATGTTCCAAAAACTGCAGAAGAGCGAACAAGACGCAGAAATCGTGCTTTATGTAAAAAAAGCCGGTAAAAAATCCTTGGAGCGCATTCACGCTTCATTGCATAATCCCCAAAAACCCGCCATCTTCATCGGAATGCGCTCGCTGCTTTTTCTGCCCTGGCGGCATCTTGGTCTTGTTGTGATAGAAAAGGCTTCGAGCCAAAGCTATGAGGCCTGGGGAAGGGTACCCAAATACAACGCCTTGGAATGCGCAGAAAAACTTGCCCGTCTGCATGCTGCCCGTCTTATCTTTGGAGACGCGCTTTCTCCCGTAATGCTCTGGGATCGCGTGAAAGGACAAAACATCAAGAGAATAATGACGAAATCTCCTCTTTTGCAAAACACGCACCTAGAGATCATCGATCTGCGCCATCAAACCCATTGGAGTTCGCGCCATCCGCTGACGCTACGCCTTAGAGAAGAGCTTCGTCGCGTCATCCGCGGTGAGCGTCTTTTTGAGCCTTCGCAGGACCCACATACGCGCAAACAAGCCATGGTCTTCATTAATCGGAAAGGGAATGCCACAGCATTCATATGCAGAACATGTGGCTATATTCCGCGATGCAAAAATTGCGAGGCGGCGATGGTGCTGCACGAAAGCTCCTTACGGCAAGAGCTTCGTTGCCATCATTGCGGTGCGTCGCAAAGCCCGCCCACAAAATGCGCAAAATGCCAAAGCTATAAATTTTTTCCCCTGGGAGCAGGAAGTGCTCAAATAGAAAAAGACGTGAAGAATCTTGTTCCTGAAGCACGCGTGGCTCGCGTAGATAGCGATTCGGTCAAGACCGAAAAGGAGCTTGAAAAAATCCTTCTTTCGTTCAAGAGCGGCGGCATAGATATCCTCATTGGTACCCAACAAATGCTCAAAAAAGAGCTTCTGCCGCATGTTGCGCTTAGCGCGGTGCTGGGAGCGGAAAGCGCTCTGGTATTCCCACAGATAGACGCCGCCGAGCGCACATTCCGGCTTCTTGAAGTAATGAAGAGCTTGACGCGGGAACGCATGATCGTGCAGACACTGGACGCCAATATGCCGCTACTGGAGTTTTTAGAAAATGGTGAATATGAAAAATTTCTCGACGAGGAACTTGCGCGTAGGCGTACATTTGCCTATCCTCCATTCGGAGAACTCGCAAAACTTACGTTCGCCCACAGTCATCGCGAGCGCGCATTATATGAAGCAAATAAACTTGCGAAGGGACTTGTTGAGACCTGCAAGCGCCTTAACATGAAAGGCCAGCTTCTCGGTCCTTCCCCCGCGTTCATTCCCAAAGAGCGTGGCAAGTGGAAATTCGTGATCTTATTGAAACTCGCGGCCGGCATGCCGTCTGAGACGAGGACTGCATTGCTTGAAGAAATTCCTCCGTTCTGGCAGATCGAGACGCGTCCAAGAGAGTTGTTGTAG
- the uvrA gene encoding excinuclease ABC subunit UvrA has product MKKTSHQDIIRIRGARVHNLKNVDVDIPRNKLVVITGLSGSGKSSLAFDTIYAEGERRFVESLSSYARQFLGVKDKPDVDSIDGLSPAISIDQKSVSKNPRSTVGTITEVYDHLRLLFARVGRPHCPKCARPVVKQSVSQMVLKVLELSRGTDVAILSPLVRDKKGEHKGVLKRVEEGRYVRVRFDGTVMRVEEALAMNIDAKKKHSIEIVIDRLEMERDLDKARLADSLEQALKLGDGTVIVQAANTKGITDNAKIDAQDIVFSERFSCANCGTNLPEIEPRLFSFNSPHGACPHCTGLGTRLEVDPDLVLPNPNLTLAEGAIRPWAAASHRVGRQGWYMYMLEEFAGRNNFSLNVPVKKLPKNVTDLLLYGEKGKAEGKVEGKVFEGIIPNLERRHRESDSDYTKAEIEQYMIEKICEACLGRRLKPEALAVKFLGKGIDEVVSQTCSDAMAFFKKVSGEGLSKNELVIVSPLAKEILKRLQFLVDVGLDYLTLDRSARTLAGGEGQRIRLATQIGSQLVGVLYILDEPSIGLHARDHDRLITSIKNLRDLGNSVIVVEHDRETIFAADWVVDVGPGAGRHGGEIVAQGTPETVRKTHTLTGDYLAGRKEIEAPKKLRKGSGKFLEIIDASQHNLRHVTMRLPLGTFICVTGVSGSGKSTLIIDTMARALAQKLYHAKPQPGAYKDMRGIEHIDKMVHVDQSPIGRTPRSNPATYIGAFTHIRDLFSRTEEARVRGYEPGRFSFNVKGGRCEACRGEGVRKIEMYFLPDMYVECEECHGRRYNREALEILYKEKNISDILEMSVDEALKFFDAIPSLKQKLKTLSEVGLGYIKVGQAATTLSGGEAQRVKLATELSRRDTGRTLYILDEPTTGLHFEDIKKLLHVLQRLVDKGNTVLVIEHNLDVIKCADWILDLGPEGGSGGGGIVAEGTPKDIMKAKGSYTGEWLKKFMKQET; this is encoded by the coding sequence ATGAAAAAAACTTCTCATCAGGACATCATTCGAATCCGTGGCGCGCGGGTCCATAATCTTAAGAACGTCGATGTGGACATTCCGCGTAATAAACTCGTGGTCATCACGGGCCTTTCCGGTTCCGGCAAAAGCTCCCTTGCCTTCGACACGATCTACGCGGAGGGCGAACGGCGTTTCGTGGAATCGCTCTCAAGCTACGCCCGGCAGTTCCTGGGCGTAAAGGATAAGCCCGATGTAGACAGCATCGACGGTCTATCACCCGCAATCTCCATAGACCAAAAAAGCGTATCCAAAAATCCCCGTTCGACCGTGGGAACCATCACCGAAGTGTACGACCACCTCCGGCTATTATTTGCGCGCGTTGGCCGTCCGCATTGCCCGAAATGCGCGCGTCCCGTAGTGAAGCAGTCGGTGTCACAGATGGTCTTGAAGGTCCTTGAACTTTCCCGCGGCACCGATGTGGCAATTCTTTCTCCGCTCGTACGCGATAAAAAAGGCGAGCATAAAGGCGTGCTTAAGCGCGTTGAAGAGGGGAGGTATGTGCGCGTGCGGTTCGACGGAACGGTCATGCGGGTTGAGGAGGCGCTTGCCATGAACATTGACGCCAAGAAAAAACATTCTATTGAGATCGTGATAGACCGGCTTGAAATGGAGCGCGATCTTGACAAGGCGCGCCTCGCCGATTCTTTGGAACAGGCATTGAAGCTCGGCGATGGGACGGTGATCGTGCAGGCGGCAAATACCAAAGGAATTACGGATAATGCAAAAATAGATGCCCAGGACATTGTGTTTTCCGAGCGGTTTTCCTGTGCGAATTGCGGAACGAATTTGCCCGAAATTGAGCCGCGGCTCTTTTCCTTTAACTCACCGCATGGGGCATGCCCGCATTGCACGGGCCTGGGGACGCGTCTTGAAGTCGACCCCGACTTGGTGCTGCCAAATCCGAACCTGACGCTTGCAGAGGGCGCTATCCGTCCGTGGGCGGCCGCATCGCATCGCGTGGGACGCCAAGGATGGTATATGTATATGCTGGAAGAATTTGCGGGACGGAATAATTTTTCCCTCAATGTTCCGGTGAAAAAGCTTCCGAAAAATGTCACGGACCTTCTATTGTATGGGGAAAAGGGAAAGGCGGAGGGAAAGGTTGAAGGGAAGGTGTTTGAGGGTATCATTCCTAATCTTGAGCGCAGACATCGCGAATCGGATTCCGATTACACCAAAGCGGAGATCGAGCAATACATGATAGAGAAAATATGCGAGGCATGTCTCGGCAGACGATTGAAGCCGGAAGCATTGGCTGTAAAGTTTCTGGGGAAAGGGATCGATGAGGTTGTGTCGCAGACTTGTTCGGATGCCATGGCATTCTTCAAGAAGGTATCCGGCGAAGGACTTTCAAAGAATGAACTTGTCATCGTGTCTCCTCTTGCAAAAGAAATTCTCAAGCGCCTGCAGTTTCTGGTTGATGTGGGGCTCGATTACCTTACGCTTGACCGTTCGGCACGTACCTTAGCGGGCGGCGAAGGCCAGCGCATACGACTTGCGACGCAGATCGGCTCACAGCTGGTCGGAGTGCTTTATATTCTGGATGAGCCGTCCATAGGGCTTCATGCCAGAGACCATGACCGCCTCATCACATCGATCAAAAATCTCCGCGATTTGGGAAATAGCGTCATTGTGGTAGAGCACGACCGGGAGACGATTTTTGCGGCCGATTGGGTTGTGGATGTAGGACCGGGAGCAGGGAGGCATGGAGGCGAAATTGTTGCCCAAGGCACGCCTGAGACAGTCCGAAAAACCCATACGCTGACGGGAGATTATCTGGCGGGGAGAAAAGAGATCGAAGCGCCAAAAAAACTGCGCAAGGGATCGGGAAAATTCTTGGAAATTATCGATGCGAGCCAGCACAACTTGCGGCATGTCACTATGCGCCTGCCGTTGGGCACCTTCATCTGTGTTACGGGCGTCTCGGGTTCGGGAAAGTCCACGCTTATTATTGATACCATGGCCCGCGCGCTCGCCCAAAAATTATATCACGCTAAACCCCAGCCCGGAGCGTATAAGGATATGCGCGGCATCGAACACATTGATAAAATGGTGCACGTAGACCAATCTCCCATAGGCCGTACGCCCAGAAGCAACCCGGCAACGTATATTGGTGCCTTCACCCATATCCGAGATCTTTTTTCTCGGACGGAGGAAGCAAGGGTCCGCGGGTATGAGCCGGGACGGTTCAGCTTCAACGTAAAGGGGGGGCGGTGCGAAGCGTGCCGCGGCGAGGGAGTGCGGAAAATTGAAATGTATTTTCTGCCGGATATGTACGTGGAGTGCGAAGAATGCCACGGGCGCAGATACAACCGAGAGGCGCTGGAGATCTTATACAAAGAAAAAAATATCTCCGATATTCTGGAGATGAGCGTTGACGAAGCGCTGAAATTTTTTGACGCCATTCCCTCCCTGAAGCAAAAGCTAAAAACGCTTTCCGAAGTGGGGCTGGGATATATCAAAGTTGGACAGGCAGCTACCACGCTTTCCGGAGGCGAGGCGCAGAGAGTGAAGCTTGCCACAGAGCTTTCGCGCAGAGACACGGGGCGCACGCTCTATATTTTAGACGAGCCGACAACGGGGCTTCATTTTGAAGATATCAAGAAACTTCTCCACGTGTTGCAGCGCCTGGTAGATAAGGGCAACACCGTGCTGGTCATCGAGCACAATCTTGATGTTATTAAGTGCGCGGACTGGATTTTGGATCTTGGCCCCGAAGGAGGGTCCGGCGGCGGCGGCATTGTTGCCGAAGGCACTCCGAAGGATATTATGAAGGCGAAGGGAAGCTATACGGGGGAGTGGCTGAAGAAATTCATGAAACAGGAAACATGA
- a CDS encoding nucleotidyltransferase domain-containing protein: MSSEILATLTYHDILNCPLTAWEVFRLQIADERHFVINDYAATLEELERLKTEGSIGEKNGFYFLKGRESLYEERIERTKTAEEKWHEVLWVLKLFPSAPFVRSAFLSGSVATGNATKGSDVDVMVVAEKGRIWTARLFLSLLVLSCGKLRATRLSKKTSGKICLNHYVTTISLGLKARGLYNAATYVRIIPIFNPEMLKKFYDANRWIFRFFPNASAEKLHQKTFPENPFFLRLRWLVEAPLRGRFGDLVERGLSYVQKIFIQKNPLTQSRIGRIVAEDEELAFHPDSPEREILDKFTGKMLQ, from the coding sequence ATGTCAAGCGAAATTCTCGCTACGCTCACCTATCACGACATTCTCAACTGCCCCCTGACTGCGTGGGAAGTTTTTAGGTTGCAAATAGCGGACGAAAGGCACTTCGTTATCAATGACTATGCGGCAACGCTTGAAGAACTTGAACGGCTTAAGACAGAAGGGAGCATTGGAGAAAAAAATGGGTTTTACTTTTTGAAAGGACGCGAAAGTTTATATGAAGAGAGGATCGAACGCACAAAGACTGCGGAAGAAAAATGGCACGAGGTTTTGTGGGTGCTGAAATTATTCCCTTCGGCGCCTTTTGTGCGGAGCGCATTTCTTTCGGGGTCGGTTGCAACGGGAAATGCCACCAAAGGAAGCGACGTGGATGTCATGGTCGTTGCCGAAAAAGGCCGCATATGGACCGCGCGGCTATTTCTTTCGTTGCTCGTTCTTTCATGCGGTAAACTGCGCGCAACCAGACTCTCAAAAAAAACATCCGGCAAGATATGTCTGAATCACTACGTAACGACCATATCGCTTGGACTCAAAGCTCGGGGGCTTTATAATGCCGCGACATATGTGCGTATTATTCCCATTTTTAATCCGGAGATGCTTAAAAAATTTTATGATGCGAATCGGTGGATTTTCAGATTTTTCCCAAATGCGTCTGCCGAGAAATTACATCAAAAAACATTTCCAGAAAACCCGTTTTTTTTGAGGCTGCGATGGCTTGTGGAAGCGCCCTTGCGGGGAAGATTCGGCGACCTAGTCGAAAGAGGATTATCCTATGTCCAGAAGATCTTCATCCAAAAAAACCCCTTAACGCAAAGCCGTATAGGTAGGATCGTAGCGGAGGACGAAGAGCTCGCTTTTCACCCGGATTCCCCGGAACGCGAGATACTTGACAAGTTTACAGGAAAAATGCTACAATAA
- a CDS encoding SPFH domain-containing protein, translating to MELTVPRRALALVIAVVVLVIGLFSIGSIFENVDAGEILVVQDVYDGELHWYPTAGYKPQWFGKVTKYHKRSQFWFSSRPDQGNEANQSLQVRFNDKGHAKISGSLAWEMPISEEHLTMLHTKYGSQEAIEQQLIRTVVEKAVYMTGPLMSSQESAAERRNELLQFIEDQVANGVYRTETVQEKQADPVTGQQRTVSIVKLVMEGGKVVRSDESPLKTFGIRTFNPSINEVAYDPTVEAQIQEQQKATMAVQTSMANAKKAEQDAITVAKNGEALAAKAKWDQEVIKATAVTKAQQELEVATLAAKAAEQTKRENILLGEGEAERKRLVMNADGALDLKLKTWLDSQKVWADAFAKHQGPMVPNVVSGSGGGGANAAINANTMIEVLGVKALKDLSLDMTMTQGAKARK from the coding sequence ATGGAACTGACTGTGCCCCGCAGGGCGTTAGCTCTTGTGATAGCAGTTGTTGTCCTGGTCATTGGTCTTTTTTCCATCGGTTCTATTTTTGAGAACGTGGATGCCGGAGAAATTCTCGTTGTCCAGGACGTGTATGACGGCGAACTGCACTGGTACCCCACCGCCGGTTACAAACCGCAGTGGTTTGGGAAAGTGACCAAGTATCACAAACGCTCCCAATTCTGGTTCAGCTCAAGGCCGGATCAGGGAAATGAAGCGAACCAATCGCTCCAGGTCCGTTTCAACGACAAGGGTCACGCGAAGATTTCCGGGTCCCTTGCTTGGGAAATGCCGATCAGCGAAGAACATCTAACCATGCTGCACACCAAATACGGCAGCCAGGAGGCCATCGAGCAACAACTCATCCGCACGGTAGTTGAAAAGGCCGTGTATATGACGGGCCCCCTCATGAGCTCGCAGGAATCGGCAGCCGAGCGCAGGAATGAGCTTTTGCAGTTCATCGAGGATCAGGTCGCAAACGGCGTCTATCGGACCGAAACGGTTCAGGAGAAACAGGCGGATCCGGTTACCGGACAACAGAGGACCGTCAGCATTGTGAAGCTTGTCATGGAAGGCGGCAAAGTTGTACGGTCCGACGAATCTCCTTTGAAAACATTCGGTATCCGGACATTCAACCCCTCCATCAACGAAGTGGCGTACGATCCGACGGTTGAAGCACAGATCCAGGAACAGCAGAAGGCCACCATGGCGGTGCAAACCTCCATGGCAAACGCCAAAAAGGCCGAGCAGGATGCCATTACGGTAGCCAAGAACGGCGAGGCTCTTGCCGCGAAAGCCAAGTGGGACCAGGAAGTCATCAAGGCCACGGCGGTAACAAAAGCGCAACAGGAACTGGAAGTGGCCACGTTGGCCGCCAAAGCCGCCGAGCAGACAAAGCGCGAAAACATCCTTCTGGGAGAAGGCGAGGCCGAACGCAAGCGTCTGGTGATGAACGCCGACGGAGCGCTAGATTTGAAGCTCAAGACATGGCTTGACTCGCAGAAGGTTTGGGCGGATGCTTTCGCCAAACACCAGGGACCCATGGTGCCGAACGTCGTGTCCGGCAGCGGAGGCGGTGGCGCGAATGCCGCGATCAACGCCAACACCATGATAGAAGTGCTTGGCGTCAAAGCGCTCAAGGACTTGAGTCTCGACATGACCATGACGCAGGGAGCTAAGGCGCGGAAGTGA
- the groES gene encoding co-chaperone GroES codes for MQLKPLRDYVVIEPVKAEERTKSGIVLPDTADKEKPEQGKVIAVGSGKVTDSGQKIAPQVKVGDTVLFTKYGPNEVKIDKKEYLICKEEDILAILE; via the coding sequence ATGCAATTAAAACCCTTACGCGATTATGTGGTCATCGAGCCCGTCAAGGCAGAGGAGCGCACGAAAAGCGGCATTGTTCTACCCGACACGGCCGACAAGGAAAAGCCGGAACAGGGCAAGGTGATTGCCGTAGGTTCGGGAAAGGTAACGGACAGCGGACAGAAGATTGCGCCGCAGGTGAAGGTGGGCGACACGGTGCTGTTCACTAAGTACGGTCCCAACGAGGTCAAGATCGATAAAAAAGAGTACCTCATTTGCAAGGAGGAAGATATTTTAGCAATACTGGAATAA
- the groL gene encoding chaperonin GroEL (60 kDa chaperone family; promotes refolding of misfolded polypeptides especially under stressful conditions; forms two stacked rings of heptamers to form a barrel-shaped 14mer; ends can be capped by GroES; misfolded proteins enter the barrel where they are refolded when GroES binds), translating into MAKQIKFSEQARRRMLAGVDKLADAVKVTLGPRGRSVVLDKSYGSPTITNDGVTIAKEIDLPDKFENVGASLVKEVATKTNDVAGDGTTTATVLAQALIHEGLKNVEAGANPMALKRGLEKATEAVIGELRKMSKMIDASKKEEIAQVANISARDPEIGDQIAAVIEKVGKEGVITVEEGQTFGTSYEVVEGLQFDRGYISPYMITNTERMEAEYENPSILLTDKKISTIHDILPLLEKLAQSGKKELTIIAEDVDGEALATFVVNKLRGTFNVLAVKAPGFGDRRKEMLEDIAVVTGAKVISEEVGLKLENATLDMLGGAHRVIATKDNMTVVGGKGDKTAIEKRVKMLKTQLAKTDSTFDKEKLQERLAKLSGGVAVIKVGAATETEQKDKKLRIEDAINATRAALEEGVVPGGGVALLRALVAVDKLQLHDDEMTGANIVRRALEEPVRLIAQNAGLDGAVVASEVKKAHGSHGFNAATLKYEDLMAAGIIDPTKVVRSALQNAVSIAGLFLTTEAVITDLPEKKGGSGGMGGGMPGGMSGGDFGGEDY; encoded by the coding sequence ATGGCAAAACAAATAAAATTCTCCGAACAAGCGCGCCGAAGGATGCTTGCAGGCGTGGATAAACTCGCCGACGCGGTAAAAGTGACGCTCGGGCCGCGAGGCAGGAGTGTGGTGCTCGATAAATCCTACGGCTCGCCCACCATCACCAACGATGGTGTTACCATTGCGAAGGAAATAGATCTGCCCGACAAATTTGAAAACGTCGGAGCTTCTTTGGTTAAAGAAGTTGCAACAAAAACGAACGATGTAGCGGGAGACGGCACCACCACCGCAACGGTCTTGGCGCAGGCGCTTATTCACGAAGGGCTCAAAAACGTAGAAGCCGGAGCAAACCCCATGGCGCTCAAACGCGGACTCGAAAAAGCCACCGAGGCTGTTATCGGAGAACTGCGCAAGATGTCGAAGATGATCGATGCATCCAAAAAAGAGGAGATTGCCCAGGTAGCCAACATCTCCGCACGCGATCCGGAAATCGGAGACCAGATCGCCGCTGTCATAGAAAAAGTCGGCAAAGAAGGCGTCATTACGGTTGAGGAAGGACAAACCTTCGGGACGTCGTATGAAGTGGTGGAAGGGCTTCAGTTTGACCGTGGGTACATTTCGCCCTACATGATCACCAACACCGAACGCATGGAAGCGGAGTATGAGAATCCTTCCATCCTGCTCACGGACAAAAAAATATCAACCATTCACGATATTCTGCCCTTGCTTGAAAAGCTTGCGCAATCCGGAAAAAAAGAGCTTACGATCATTGCCGAGGATGTCGATGGCGAGGCGCTTGCAACCTTTGTGGTCAACAAGCTCCGCGGCACGTTCAATGTTCTTGCGGTGAAGGCTCCGGGATTCGGTGACCGGCGCAAAGAAATGCTGGAAGATATCGCAGTAGTGACCGGTGCCAAGGTTATTTCAGAAGAAGTCGGTCTCAAGCTCGAGAATGCCACCTTAGACATGCTTGGAGGGGCGCATCGTGTTATTGCGACCAAAGACAATATGACCGTTGTGGGCGGTAAGGGCGATAAGACTGCCATTGAGAAACGGGTGAAAATGCTCAAGACGCAGCTTGCAAAAACCGACTCAACGTTTGATAAAGAAAAACTGCAGGAGCGGCTTGCAAAGCTCTCCGGAGGAGTAGCGGTCATCAAAGTTGGCGCCGCGACCGAGACGGAACAAAAAGACAAAAAACTTCGCATCGAAGATGCTATCAATGCGACGCGGGCTGCGCTTGAAGAAGGCGTGGTTCCCGGCGGAGGTGTTGCGCTTTTGCGTGCGCTTGTCGCAGTCGATAAGCTTCAACTGCATGATGATGAGATGACCGGCGCAAATATTGTGCGCAGAGCCTTGGAAGAGCCCGTCCGGCTCATCGCCCAGAATGCAGGCCTTGATGGCGCCGTTGTTGCTTCTGAAGTGAAGAAAGCTCACGGAAGCCATGGTTTCAACGCAGCAACGTTGAAATACGAAGACCTCATGGCCGCAGGCATCATTGATCCGACGAAAGTTGTGCGCAGTGCTCTGCAAAATGCCGTATCTATTGCAGGACTGTTTCTTACCACTGAAGCAGTTATCACAGACCTTCCTGAAAAGAAAGGGGGTTCGGGCGGTATGGGCGGAGGCATGCCCGGCGGCATGAGCGGAGGCGATTTCGGAGGAGAGGATTATTAA
- a CDS encoding PH domain-containing protein — MNTNTTVLRTTQKGYLGLYLAELVWIGILLTGATLLSGYIDSVYAKLGVDSFKAFEELDFLSRFEYEEAVVFSYGGMVLSYVVIGIIALSGLGTAIYSTKTVTTLHKNSAGRHEKLVSESFGFPFAKETAQVIFDRITDITVRQSGMGRLLNTGDLEITTITFTNAEAKEQKWEIPAIEGPYEKKAEIESALVGHEGLLVKVRAG, encoded by the coding sequence ATGAATACGAACACAACTGTCCTGAGAACCACTCAGAAGGGATACCTCGGTCTATACTTGGCCGAACTCGTCTGGATTGGCATTCTGCTCACGGGAGCCACACTGCTTTCCGGCTACATTGACTCGGTCTATGCCAAACTCGGCGTGGACTCCTTCAAAGCATTTGAAGAACTCGATTTCTTAAGCCGATTTGAGTATGAAGAAGCAGTGGTCTTCAGTTATGGCGGCATGGTCCTCTCGTACGTCGTCATCGGGATCATCGCTCTCTCGGGTCTGGGCACAGCTATCTACAGCACGAAAACAGTGACTACGCTTCACAAGAACAGCGCCGGCCGCCATGAGAAATTGGTCAGTGAAAGCTTTGGATTCCCATTCGCGAAAGAAACGGCGCAAGTGATATTCGACAGAATCACCGACATCACCGTTCGCCAATCGGGTATGGGGCGCCTATTGAACACCGGCGATTTGGAGATCACTACGATTACATTCACCAACGCCGAAGCGAAGGAGCAGAAGTGGGAGATTCCTGCTATCGAGGGGCCTTACGAGAAGAAGGCAGAAATTGAATCCGCACTCGTCGGACATGAGGGCCTTCTCGTCAAAGTTCGGGCTGGTTAG